A single genomic interval of Halichondria panicea chromosome 2, odHalPani1.1, whole genome shotgun sequence harbors:
- the LOC135332150 gene encoding LOW QUALITY PROTEIN: peroxiredoxin-like 2A (The sequence of the model RefSeq protein was modified relative to this genomic sequence to represent the inferred CDS: substituted 1 base at 1 genomic stop codon), which produces MCPRPRRLTVCVKMWGIILGTAATALGAAIFVANSPWYLPSRKPYDLSKLGFTELVRLDDSKSVVKASELWREKGAVIMVVRRPGXPLCREEAAGLSSLLPQLQEKGVPLYGILHEEKGAGKFGTFLKGGELFLDNAKAFYDNRIGLLGLLRWHALKTSWQTTAKGNLKGDGTLLGGTMVIGTGDQGILFQHQSREFGDRADSDQILAAVQKINN; this is translated from the exons ATGTGTCCTAGGCCTAGAaggctgactgtgtgtgtgaagatGTGGGGCATAATCCTGGGCACTGCTGCAACTGCTTTGGGAGCTGCTATCTTTGTAGCCAACTCACCATGGTACCT TCCAAGCCGTAAGCCATATGACCTGTCTAAGCTTGGCTTCACTGAGTTGGTTCGACTGGACGATAGCAAGAGCGTAGTGAAAGCCAGTGAGCTGTGGAGAGAGAAGGGTGCTGTTATCATGGTGGTACGGAGGCCTGGATGACCTTTGTGCAGAGAG GAAGCTGCAGGGCTCTCCTCTCTGCTCCCCCAGCTCCAGGAGAAGGGGGTACCACTGTATGGGATATTGCACGAGGAAAAGGGTGCTGGGAAATTTGGGACATTTTTGAAGGGAGGGGAGCTCTTTCTGGACAATGCG AAAGCATTTTATGATAACAGAATTGGGCTGCTTG GTCTCCTTCGTTGGCATGCCCTCAAGACGTCTTGGCAGACCACTGCAAAGGGCAACTTGAAAGGAGATGGTACACTTCTTGGAGGTACCATGGTGATAGGCACTGGAGACCAAGGCATTCTCTTCCAGCACCAGTCCAGAGAATTTGGTGATCGTGCCGATTCTGATCAGATCTTGGCTGCCGTGCAGAAAATAAACAATTAA
- the LOC135332138 gene encoding uncharacterized protein LOC135332138: MRSDMMPVPRAVLVVVLSLLSVGYCHYEVNPLRSFRHERAIVKLEQDIKLYVSPNTLNKSGEWVTVSWSSVSQPSTLDWVGLWVLPDNQTSIDAKTKAPVKYQYCNHSSTHLSKGFGKLRIYLVNMRGVNQFGFFRGGFENPTLAAVSNVVTLEYPNEPLHGHLALTNNIAEMVLMWVTRDATTPQVKWGTTSKQYTSTKNAVSSTYKATDMCASPARDYGWLDPGLIHKVTLDGLKPQTKYFYIFGDDAYGWSEEFNFTSAPKTGPDVVTRVLAFGDMGHGLKDDTRQVLKLEQPSLNTTKNLISEMGAHDLIIDVGDISYADGYEPIWDEYFDQVKTLLAGLPCMVNPGNHESDSPNSDAYWQENGSGGECNVPYVNRFAMPTPGPQQPWYGFDFGCIHVVMMSTEHDFTSTSKQYTYLSEHLKSVDRTKTPWLIFGGHRPMYVDSSNETEPSGQIPVSKLLIQHIEPLLVTYKVDIAFWGHHHTYQRMCPVVNGVCQEGAPVHVIMGMAGRALLHDLSPTPPSFVKVLDEWHWGYTRFVANSTTLVFQYIHNDGNIYDTVILKKN; encoded by the exons ATGAGAAGTGACATGATGCCTGTGCCGAGAGCTGTTCTTGTTGTTGTGCTGTCTCTGCTCAGTGTGGGCTACTGCCACTATGAAGTAAACCCTTTGAGATCCTTCAGACATGAGAGAGCAATTGTGAAGCTAG AACAAGATATTAAACTGTATGTATCGCCAAATACACTGAATAAGTCTGGCGAATGGGTGACAGTTAGTTGGAGCAGTGTTAGCCAGCCGAGCACGCTGGATTGGGTGGGTCTGTGGGTGCTGCCTGATAACCAAACCAGCATCGATGCCAAGACGAAGGCACCTGTAAAGTATCAG TATTGCAATCATTCGAGCACTCATTTGTCCAAGGGGTTTGGAAAGTTGAGGATTTACTTGGTCAATATGCGTGGAGTGAACCAGTTTGGATTTTTTAGGGGAG GATTTGAGAATCCCACCTTGGCTGCTGTTTCTAATGTTGTCACCTTGGAGTACCCCAATGAGCCACTTCACGGTCATCTTGCTCTCACCAACAACATTGCTGAGATGGT CTTGATGTGGGTGACTAGGGATGCAACTACTCCTCAGGTGAAGTGGGGAACTACAAGCAAACAGTACACAAGCACAAAGAAT GCTGTGAGCTCCACATACAAAGCCACTGACATGTGTGCTTCTCCTGCAAGGGACTATGGATGGCTGGATCCTGGACTGATCCACAAGGTTACACTGGATGG GCTCAAGCCACAAACCAAATATTTCTACATCTTTGGTGATGATGCTTATGGCTGGAGCGAAGAATTCAATTTCACATCAGCTCCTAAGACTGGACCTGATGTCGTAACCAGAGTACTGGCATTTGGAG ATATGGGTCATGGTTTGAAAGACGACACTCGACAAGTGCTTAAACTGGAGCAGCCTTCCCTGAACACTACAAAAAATCTGATCAGTGAGATGGGAGCCCACGACCTCATCATTGATGTTGGGGACATAAGCTATGCTGATGGTTATGAGCCCATT TGGGATGAGTACTTTGATCAAGTCAAGACACTGCTTGCTGGGCTACCATGTATGGTTAACCCTGGAAACCACGAGAGCGACTCTCCCAACTCAGA TGCTTACTGGCAGGAGAATGGTTCTGGAGGAGAGTGCAACGTCCCTTATGTCAACAGATTTGCCATGCCAACTCCTGGTCCCCAGCAGCCATG GTATGGGTTTGATTTTGGCTGCATCCACGTTGTGATGATGAGCACTGAGCACGACTTCACCAGCACCTCCAAGCAGTACACCTATCTTTCAGAGCACCTCAAGAGTGTTGACAGAACGAAAACACCCTGGCTGATATTTGGAGGGCACAG GCCCATGTATGTGGATAGTTCCAATGAGACTGAGCCTTCAGGGCAGATACCAGTATCAAAACTACTGATACAACATATTGAACCTTTACTGGTG ACTTACAAGGTGGACATTGCGTTCTGGGGTCATCACCACACCTACCAGCGTATGTGTCCAGTGGTGAATGGCGTCTGTCAGGAAGGAGCTCCAGTGCATGTTATCATGGGAATGGCAGGCAGAGCTCTTCTTCACGATCTCAG TCCAACTCCTCCAAGTTTTGTTAAAGTGCTCGATGAGTGG CACTGGGGTTATACGCGGTTTGTGGCTAATTCAACAACGCTGGTGTTCCAGTACATCCACAATGACGGGAATATTTATGATACAGTGATCCTCAAAAAGAACTAA
- the LOC135332147 gene encoding uncharacterized protein LOC135332147 isoform X2: MATRIESENPESDLLHLIEDVSKDIPPKSLNYVRVCFLLAAILPSNAPKTVVNGENLISRIYHETLKDKEGGLARFWYVLNETQACPADWLKKLRKSVTKAYVVPVLLTPMVHFRSMILKIVANIANDRDVASGIINTAGATFNPRTTLNNLSRPLDNKDYTVPLLEFFEIAEKQLEVEPDNLDNLREWLKKAGCKKVIRDYVDTFDPTKEIRILSTEKQNQLTDMSQRIESGSTEEERRPSKGESEMVPLPGNGTKMD, translated from the exons ATGGCGACACGTATTGAGTCTGAAAATCCTGAGTCTGATTTGTTACATTTGATCGAAGATGTCAGTAAAGACATCCCGCCTAAGTCTCTGAACTATGTTCGAGTATGCTTTTTGCTGGCTGCCATTCTACCATCAAATGCACCGAAAACAGTCGTGAACGGTGAGAACCTCATCAGTAGAATCTATCACGAAACTCTCAAGGATAAGGAAGGAGGTCTTGCGAGGTTTTGGTATGTTTTGAATGAGACCCAAGCTTGTCCTGCTGATTGGCTTAAAAAGCTGCGCAAATCTGTTACTAAAGCATATGTTGTGCCTGTTTTGCTTACACCAATGGTTCACTTTCGTTCAATGATTCTGAAAATTGTGGCTAATATTGCAAACGATAGAGATGTAGCCAGCGGGATTATCAATACAGCAGGAGCTACTTTTAATCCTCGCACAACTCTCAACAATCTATCAAGGCCATTGGACAACAAGGACTACACTGTTCCTTTGCTTGAGTTCTTTGAAATAGCAGAGAAGCAATTGGAAGTTGAACCTGACAACCTTGACAATCTTCGTGAATGGTTAAAGAAAGCTGGATGCAAGAAGGTCATAAGAGACTATGTGGATACCTTTGACCCTACAAAGGAAATCAGGATCTTGA GTACTGAGAAGCAGAACCAGCTGACTGACATGAGCCAGAGAATAGAATCCGGAAGTACAG AAGAAGAGCGACGGCCAAGCAAAGGAGAGAGTGAGATGGTCCCACTCCCAGGGAATGGCACGAAGATGGATTGA
- the LOC135332147 gene encoding uncharacterized protein LOC135332147 isoform X1, translated as MATRIESENPESDLLHLIEDVSKDIPPKSLNYVRVCFLLAAILPSNAPKTVVNGENLISRIYHETLKDKEGGLARFWYVLNETQACPADWLKKLRKSVTKAYVVPVLLTPMVHFRSMILKIVANIANDRDVASGIINTAGATFNPRTTLNNLSRPLDNKDYTVPLLEFFEIAEKQLEVEPDNLDNLREWLKKAGCKKVIRDYVDTFDPTKEIRILNILFLGTEKQNQLTDMSQRIESGSTEEERRPSKGESEMVPLPGNGTKMD; from the exons ATGGCGACACGTATTGAGTCTGAAAATCCTGAGTCTGATTTGTTACATTTGATCGAAGATGTCAGTAAAGACATCCCGCCTAAGTCTCTGAACTATGTTCGAGTATGCTTTTTGCTGGCTGCCATTCTACCATCAAATGCACCGAAAACAGTCGTGAACGGTGAGAACCTCATCAGTAGAATCTATCACGAAACTCTCAAGGATAAGGAAGGAGGTCTTGCGAGGTTTTGGTATGTTTTGAATGAGACCCAAGCTTGTCCTGCTGATTGGCTTAAAAAGCTGCGCAAATCTGTTACTAAAGCATATGTTGTGCCTGTTTTGCTTACACCAATGGTTCACTTTCGTTCAATGATTCTGAAAATTGTGGCTAATATTGCAAACGATAGAGATGTAGCCAGCGGGATTATCAATACAGCAGGAGCTACTTTTAATCCTCGCACAACTCTCAACAATCTATCAAGGCCATTGGACAACAAGGACTACACTGTTCCTTTGCTTGAGTTCTTTGAAATAGCAGAGAAGCAATTGGAAGTTGAACCTGACAACCTTGACAATCTTCGTGAATGGTTAAAGAAAGCTGGATGCAAGAAGGTCATAAGAGACTATGTGGATACCTTTGACCCTACAAAGGAAATCAGGATCTTGA ATATACTTTTTTTAGGTACTGAGAAGCAGAACCAGCTGACTGACATGAGCCAGAGAATAGAATCCGGAAGTACAG AAGAAGAGCGACGGCCAAGCAAAGGAGAGAGTGAGATGGTCCCACTCCCAGGGAATGGCACGAAGATGGATTGA
- the LOC135332143 gene encoding protein LTV1 homolog isoform X1 yields MGRKKKPFIDKKNSQTYRLVPRSQQDPLAENVDEAQHVLKALQVQDPPPSEDHHLQEQFKYGIDYEDEYDYLQHLKEPGTAVLQPVRMADRDQPTIGGEKKLGLPGDLFGTEVAVEGKMGKILPVTGPQPGWDPDIVAALEEAEMNGSECEGDLDDDFVLLANSGEPGIPVYVTEETGSSNAPWWKNRVDFSVDNGPRDNQSDPEEDDQSNASSDDANMSDGAERKSTRFTQYSLSSSVVPRSETLTLLDDRFEEFMAEYDDNELGAVDEGCEGGVECEAGGGDEYEHILLQSVVENYEKHFKSQINTVQELLESERGVHHPQPAVRSSKQPTDSGDSDNVESDGSEGEEELPVLMEVAQKQEDKWDCESILSTYSNLYNHPTKIVEPGTPSVTREQIKLSSKSNLPLGVIPGSLPKERQPKQASVSRPRHEEKDEKRARKAAIKEDRKQRRADKKATKLAFKSESMRLEKQLAGRLLTAAVV; encoded by the exons ATG GGTCGTAAAAAGAAACCATTTATTGACAAGAAGAACTCTCAGACGTACCGCCTGGTTCCACGTAGTCAACAAGATCCTCTGGCAGAGAATGTTGATGAGGCTCAGCACGTCTTAAAGGCTCTCCAGGTACAG GACCCTCCTCCCAGTGAGGACCATCACCTGCAGGAGCAGTTCAAGTATGGCATTGACTATGAGGATGAGTACGACTACCTGCAACACCTCAAGGAGCCAGGGACAGCTGTCCTGCAGCCAGTCAGAATGGCCGATAGAGACCAACCAACCATTGGGGGCGAAAAGAAG TTGGGTCTCCCTGGTGATCTGTTCGGTACAGAGGTGGCTGTTGAGGGGAAAATGGGCAAGATACTCCCTGTGACAG GTCCCCAACCTGGCTGGGACCCTGACATAGTGGCTGCTCTTGAAGAGGCTGAGATGAATGGAAGTGAGTGTGAGGGAGACCTGGACGATGACTTTGTGCTGCTGGCCAACTCTGGAGAGCCGGGGATACCAGTCTATGTCACCGAGGAGACAGG ATCAAGCAATGCTCCGTGGTGGAAGAATAGGGTGGACTTTAGTGTGGACAATGGCCCTAGAGACAACCAATCAGATCCAGAGGAGGATGACCAATCAAATGCCAGCTCTGACGATGCTAATATGAGTGATGGTGCTGAGAGGAAGTCCACAAGATTCACACAATATTCCCTCAGCTCATCTGTAGTACCCAGGAGTGAAA CTCTCACGCTACTGGATGACCGTTTTGAAGAG TTTATGGCTGAGTATGATGACAATGAGCTGGGAGCTGTGGACGAGGGGTGTGAAGgtggtgtggagtgtgaggcTGGTGGAGGCGACGAATACGAGCATATCCTACTACAGTCGGTCGTCGAGAATTATGAGAAACACTTCAAGAGTCAAATAAACAC TGTTCAGGAGCTTCTTGAATCAGAGAGAGGTGTTCACCACCCTCAACCAGCCGTGAGGAGCAGTAAGCAGCCCACTGACTCTGGGGACAGTGATAATGTGGAGAGTGATGGAAGTGAGGGTGAGGAGGAGCTGCCGGTGTTGATGGAGGTGGCACAGAAACAAGAGGACAAGTGGGACTGTGAGAGTATTTTGag TACATACTCCAACCTGTACAACCACCCCACTAAGATAGTGGAGCCTGGCACACCCTCTGTAACCAGGGAGCAGATCAAACTCTCCTCCAAGTCCAACCTGCCTCTCGGAGTGATCCCTGGCTCCCTGCCCAAGGAGAGACAGCCTAAACAAG CCTCAGTGAGCAGACCTCGCCACGAGGAGAAGGATGAGAAGCGTGCCAGAAAGGCAGCCATCAAAGAGGACAGAAAG CAAAGAAGAGCTGACAAGAAGGCTACCAAGTTGGCCTTCAAAAGTGAGTCAATGAGACTGGAGAAACAATTAGCTGGTAGACTTCTAACTGCAGCTGTAGTTTAA
- the LOC135332143 gene encoding protein LTV1 homolog isoform X2 — MGRKKKPFIDKKNSQTYRLVPRSQQDPLAENVDEAQHVLKALQDPPPSEDHHLQEQFKYGIDYEDEYDYLQHLKEPGTAVLQPVRMADRDQPTIGGEKKLGLPGDLFGTEVAVEGKMGKILPVTGPQPGWDPDIVAALEEAEMNGSECEGDLDDDFVLLANSGEPGIPVYVTEETGSSNAPWWKNRVDFSVDNGPRDNQSDPEEDDQSNASSDDANMSDGAERKSTRFTQYSLSSSVVPRSETLTLLDDRFEEFMAEYDDNELGAVDEGCEGGVECEAGGGDEYEHILLQSVVENYEKHFKSQINTVQELLESERGVHHPQPAVRSSKQPTDSGDSDNVESDGSEGEEELPVLMEVAQKQEDKWDCESILSTYSNLYNHPTKIVEPGTPSVTREQIKLSSKSNLPLGVIPGSLPKERQPKQASVSRPRHEEKDEKRARKAAIKEDRKQRRADKKATKLAFKSESMRLEKQLAGRLLTAAVV, encoded by the exons ATG GGTCGTAAAAAGAAACCATTTATTGACAAGAAGAACTCTCAGACGTACCGCCTGGTTCCACGTAGTCAACAAGATCCTCTGGCAGAGAATGTTGATGAGGCTCAGCACGTCTTAAAGGCTCTCCAG GACCCTCCTCCCAGTGAGGACCATCACCTGCAGGAGCAGTTCAAGTATGGCATTGACTATGAGGATGAGTACGACTACCTGCAACACCTCAAGGAGCCAGGGACAGCTGTCCTGCAGCCAGTCAGAATGGCCGATAGAGACCAACCAACCATTGGGGGCGAAAAGAAG TTGGGTCTCCCTGGTGATCTGTTCGGTACAGAGGTGGCTGTTGAGGGGAAAATGGGCAAGATACTCCCTGTGACAG GTCCCCAACCTGGCTGGGACCCTGACATAGTGGCTGCTCTTGAAGAGGCTGAGATGAATGGAAGTGAGTGTGAGGGAGACCTGGACGATGACTTTGTGCTGCTGGCCAACTCTGGAGAGCCGGGGATACCAGTCTATGTCACCGAGGAGACAGG ATCAAGCAATGCTCCGTGGTGGAAGAATAGGGTGGACTTTAGTGTGGACAATGGCCCTAGAGACAACCAATCAGATCCAGAGGAGGATGACCAATCAAATGCCAGCTCTGACGATGCTAATATGAGTGATGGTGCTGAGAGGAAGTCCACAAGATTCACACAATATTCCCTCAGCTCATCTGTAGTACCCAGGAGTGAAA CTCTCACGCTACTGGATGACCGTTTTGAAGAG TTTATGGCTGAGTATGATGACAATGAGCTGGGAGCTGTGGACGAGGGGTGTGAAGgtggtgtggagtgtgaggcTGGTGGAGGCGACGAATACGAGCATATCCTACTACAGTCGGTCGTCGAGAATTATGAGAAACACTTCAAGAGTCAAATAAACAC TGTTCAGGAGCTTCTTGAATCAGAGAGAGGTGTTCACCACCCTCAACCAGCCGTGAGGAGCAGTAAGCAGCCCACTGACTCTGGGGACAGTGATAATGTGGAGAGTGATGGAAGTGAGGGTGAGGAGGAGCTGCCGGTGTTGATGGAGGTGGCACAGAAACAAGAGGACAAGTGGGACTGTGAGAGTATTTTGag TACATACTCCAACCTGTACAACCACCCCACTAAGATAGTGGAGCCTGGCACACCCTCTGTAACCAGGGAGCAGATCAAACTCTCCTCCAAGTCCAACCTGCCTCTCGGAGTGATCCCTGGCTCCCTGCCCAAGGAGAGACAGCCTAAACAAG CCTCAGTGAGCAGACCTCGCCACGAGGAGAAGGATGAGAAGCGTGCCAGAAAGGCAGCCATCAAAGAGGACAGAAAG CAAAGAAGAGCTGACAAGAAGGCTACCAAGTTGGCCTTCAAAAGTGAGTCAATGAGACTGGAGAAACAATTAGCTGGTAGACTTCTAACTGCAGCTGTAGTTTAA